The sequence below is a genomic window from Humulus lupulus chromosome 3, drHumLupu1.1, whole genome shotgun sequence.
aCAATTAAGGTATTATCAATGAGTAATTGAATTTATAAAAGTAGATAACAAAAGAGTATATaattggatcctgtgttttgtctcattacttgtttggactctgtgttttgacaaattattttttggaccctatattttgtaaaatagttaaaatagaatcctaaactcaattttgatgaaaaaaaaattgaatataataatacagtttttaagcagaataattttatttttgttctgaattgttagtttggtaaattatttgtgattttagttgagaaaacattgactaaAATCGGGTTTAGAGTtcaattttaactattttacaaaatatagggtccaaaaaataatttgtcaaaacaaatAATAAGACAAAGCAGataatccaaaaaaaaatataaacttataacaaaatgatattttctttttacaaaataatattttaaattccaCACAATGCGTCAATATTTTTTTACGGGATTGTCAAGAATGTTTatcattctttaaaaaaaaaaatatgcaaaatGACTGTAAAAAGAAACTTATTTggtcaaataatataatattttagattatttattttaatgttaaTCATACAACCATATTCTTAACAACACCAAATCTAAGTTTTCCAGCTAATTTTAATATACTTTTTTTAATTCATCATATACAATCTCTTCACAAtgctaaaaaaaaattatgagcaCCTAGttaattgtacttttattttcaACCTAATTATTGTTGAAAATAATTTGTTGCGTAGTAATCTAAATAACTCCAATATACATAatcacagaaaaaaaaaaaaaaaaattgtccaaATTACTTAACAAACTAAAATTACAAGAGAGTGTACCAGTATACCCTTTTAATGGAGTGCACAAAGAATTTGCCAATATTGTTAAAGTTTCTAGATCTAAATTTGGTTATGGATGTCATAAGAgtcgaagaaaaaaaaaaaaggaggaaaGAGAAATAAGGGCGGGAAAGAAGAAATACaatatgataattatttataGTAATAATTATGTATGTTTAGTTGTGATAATTACAAAAATTAGGTTTAGAATTTATTAAGAATAACGAATGAGAAACGTTTTATTTAACTAAATATAAATTATCCATTTTTGAGGTTTTGTAGAGCAGCCGCACTGTTCATCCAACTGAAATTTTCAACCAAGGAAAGaacagaagaaaaagaaaggaataGGAATTGGGTGTGAAAAAAACTGAAGATAATTCATTAATTCATCTAATCTGACTTAAAGCTTTGGCTTTTAGAGTTAAATTAAGAAGAAAAAAGAGATTGGAGAAAAGGGTCAACTCCTTCATCATCTTCACATGGTCTCCATTCACGAGGAccccactttctctctcatccTCCATGAAACAACAAGCCAAAAACTtcaatttttctctttttcttttcttttggtttaagttttttttttttttctttcaaaagaaaaaattaatattaatcgaCCATTTGGCTGTTGCCAACAGAAAAGATCACTATTTTTTTCATAACCAGTAGTACTTGTTATTACAGTCGGTCTTCGATAAAGATTCTCACACCTTCTTTCCCTTAGCTTACGCTTACGCGTTTTCGATTCCTTCCCATCTTGGATTTTGGGAAGAAGAAGATTATAATTGGAGAAAAGGGTTTTGTTCATTAGCATTGATGAAGGAGAAAACACAGAGAAATTACAGATATTGATTGAATTTGgagttttgtttttattctttttctttttttgggaACAATTCCAGAGATGATGGAGTCTAAGTCTATGCGCTTCATCAACCACCAACTGTTCTTCTCCGCCGTCCAATCGGGTGACATCGAAAACTTTAAACAGTTACTGGATAAGCTGACTCATGAGGAACCGTCCGATCACTCGTCCATGTCTGATCTGATGGCCCTCCAGAACGACGCCGGGGAGACTGCCCTATACGTCGCTGCAGATAAGAACATCGAGGACTTGTTTGAGTTCTTGCTTAAGCACTGTGATGTTCAGACGGTGAAGATCAGGTCCAAGTCCGATATGAACGCCTTCCATATCGCTGCTAAGCGTGGCCACTTGGGTATGCCTCTTTATCTCTAAACCTGCTCTtcttttttatcattattttctAAAATTCGACTTCTGCCCGAGTTTTCTGATTTCTGACATGGGTTTTCGTCAATATTGAGTCTTTGATTTTTTGCTCGAGTTTTCTTATTTCTAAAATGGGTTTTGGTCATTCTTGAGAACTTGGTTTTCTCATATTTATTATTCGAGATAACTTACCTGTCATAAACAAAACTCATTTTCTTGTGTAGTTTGAAAACTCTGTTGGAAGAGATCATCATCTAGTAGTAGTTTGTCGATTAATTGATTCTCTTATTATTGAATAACCATTTAGAACTATAAAAATAGCACATATTCTTAAATTAAGATTAGTGAAAACAAATGATTACTTTGCATAAGAATGCCAGTAATCTATCTCATCTCATAAAGGTTTCCCCAGTAATTTGAATGTTTTTCATCTACAATCCATAATGGTTTATTCGAATCACCCCAAGTCATAGGTGATATTTCTTGAGGAAATCATGGGCACTGATGAAATTCTGGTATAAAAGGGCAGTGATTATTTATAACAGTCTAATTCTTAAGTTACCTTATAGAAGTTTAAAACTTTATGGCCTGCAAAAAAGGCTTTCTCTAGTGGCATATTGTAATtgattattattatatttctctAGGTATCGTGAAGAAGCTTGTGGGACTTTGGCCAGAGCTTTGTAAATGTTGTAACGCCAGTAACACCAGCCCCCTTTATTCAGCTGCCTCTCAGGACCATTTGGAGGTAGTCAATGCAATCCTGGATGCTGATGTTACCTCAATGATGATAGTGAGAAAAAATGGAAAAACCGCATTACATAACACTGCTAGGTATGGCCAACTCCGTATTGTAAAGGCCCTTATAGACCGTGATCCAGAAATAGTACGTATCAAAGATAAGAAGGGTCAAACTGCTCTTCATATGGCAGTGAAAGGTGACTGTCCTTTGGTAGTGGAGGAGATACTGCTCGCTGACCACTCTATACTTAACGAGCGTGACAAGAAGGGTAACACTGCTTTGCATTTAGCTACAAGGAAATGTCGTTCACAGGTATATTTccatttaaattatatataagatGAAATTCAAACATGCATATGTGAGCTCAAAATCCTCGCTTAACTAGTCTATCTAATTTTCCTTGTGCTTCCAGAGCTTTCTTTTGATTGTATTAGTATGATATGCATtaaaaatatctaacttataaacTGGAAATTAGGAACTGTTTATAACATTGGAAAAAAGACATTTTGTACGAGATCATCACATGATAAAAAATTCTGTGACTGTCGTgcctattcttcttcttttttctcacTACTTAATTGGTCTTTGGTTAAGATGGATGGCAAGTTTTCCTTGTTGTTTTTGAATGTCTTAACACTGTGCTTCAGAATGAATACACTTGCAATCACTTTTTGATTATTTACTTATAAAACCTTTTATTGGGAGAGGTCATTAGAATAAAACTGAATTTTTTTTGGATTCCTTGTGTTGATCTCCTGAATTTAAGTATATTATCTGCTTTTCACTGATATTTTCTTGCTTGTCCTCAGGTTCAGATAGTCAGCGTTTTGCTTAGCTATCCATCTGTTGATGTCAACGCCATAAATAATCATCAAGAGACTGCTATGGATTTGGCTGATAACTTACCATATGGAGAATCTGCGCTGGAAATTAAGGAAGCTCTAGCAGAAGCTGGTGCCAAGCATGCCAGATTTGTTGGCCAAATGGACGAAGCTATGGAACTCAAGAGAACTGTAAGTGACATTAAGCATGAGGTTCAATCACAACTCATACAAAATGAAACAACACGACGACGGGTTTCTGGTATTGCAAAAGAACTGAAAAAGCTGCACAGAGAAGCTGTTCAAAACACTACCAATTCCGTGACTGTTGTTGCTGTTCTTTTTGCGTCGATAGCCTTCTTGGCAATATTTAACTTGCCTGGTCAATATCTAATGAAAGGAAAGGATGTAGGAAAGGCCAACATTGCTGAACATGTTGGTTTCCATGTATTCTACCTTTTGAATGCCATATCTCTCTTCATTTCTTTATCAGTTGTTGTGGTTCAGATTACTTTGGTGGCTTGGGATACGAGGGCTCAGAAGCAGGTTGTATCAGTGGTTAACAAACTGATGTGGGCAGCCTGTGCTTGCACTTGTGGGGCTTTTCTCTCCATAGCTTACAAGGTGGTCGGGAAAGGAGATTCATGGATGGCGATTGTCATAACCGTTGTGGGAACACCAATTCTCATTGGTACTCTTGCATTCATGTGTTACTTTGTTCTCCGGCAACATTTTGGCTTCCACCGTGACTCTCAGAGGCGCATCAAAAGGGCGAGTGGAAGCAAGTCCTTCTCATGGTCGGTCTACTCTGCAAATGTATCAGATCCTGAGGACTATAACTCTGACCTTGAGAAAATCTATGCTTTGTAAACTTTACTAGATGTTTTTCATTCATATTGAATGTTGATCTGTAAAATAGTAATTGGAAACTAGAGTTCAGATGTAGGTGTTGCGTTGCAGCCATCAAAATGTTGAGATTATACCAAGTAAAAGTAAGGGAATGTAGATTAAtgtatatttaataaattttggtAAGTAATTTAGTACTTGTTCAATGCAACAATACTACCACTAGCATTTCTATTACTTGGAATCGTAccgtgtaaataaattaaaaaataaagtatttttacatttttctctttGTTCACCGTTGTCATTATTGTGAGCTAATATTGTAGGACCACAACTATTACTTCTCCTCTAAAATATCACCTACTTTTATTTCgacacttttaaaaaaaaaattgtttgtcGGGCTGCTATTGCATAACCATCCAAAATGTGAAAAACCAATCCAACTTCAACTTTGGGATATCACATCTCCACatccaatctctctctctctcccaaaataaaaaattgtttaaaCTTTGCAACTTTCTACCTAGCCAATATATATCTAATCATTTTCAGCACCAATAATAGAGGTCAAACTTAGATGAAATCCCCGAAATTGAAGCTCTGATTAGAAGTTAGAACGGCCTAATATAAGTCAGTTTGCTTATGCATGATCATATTAGTAAACTCCTAATATATAACTCCTTTTAAATTACAAACAAACAAGCTATTTTGGTTTCTTCTTTCCCAAGATAATGTAAACATAAATTAACTGAtttgtttattgttataattTATAACAACGGCTATACCAGATAAGACATAGAAAGAACAAATTGCATCTtctaaattaaatattatatatatatcccTCTAACCCACATGgtttttcaataaaaaataacaGAACCACATGGGGTTTTGTATCTCGTTTACAAAGTCAAAAGAATATAAGCTCAGCCATAAACTGAACTTCCATCTCAATTTCCAAAAACAACCCAATTTTCAACATCCCAACCTCCACAAGTTCCATAGAACAAACTACTATGATATACAATTTTACAGATTATACTAGAGATCCCAATTCATGGCTTCCATATGCTGAGATCATCCATAATTATAATTTCAACAAGAACTCCAGAAGCAGTGTATTATTGTCATAGTTGCAACTGTCCCGGACCTCTCCTTGACGTTCTTGAAGGAGGCCGATTAATTTCGGATGGAGGATTGCTTGCGGGTTCTTCAGGTCTTCTCACCTCCTGCATGCATATGAAGATCTTAAAATCTACAAGTACACATTTTTGTTATCCGGAATTGATTATTATGATGTATATTTTTTTGATCCTGGACTctaattaaagaaaattatttttttttacaagaatAATTAGAGGAATCATCTATATTTCAAGGTTAATTTCTACTTTCCTAGTCGAGTGTAGGCTGCCTAAGTGCCTATCCAGTTTCCAAGCCTCAGTCAGCTAAATGTACAGACTGAATAACACAACATTATCATTTGAGGCAACTACCTAATGGATCTTGAAGCAACTTAAAAGGCGCCTATAAACATTATCATTGGTCCTTGAATATTCACACATCAGTAAGAATATTGTTACTAACTATAATATTACTAGTTTTAACTTCTATACATCTATTAAGTATTCACAAACCTTTGATGATGCTGAAGGTGCAAAAGTGCTTCGAATTTGTGCCTGCTCTTTAGCATGCAGACGATGTTGATGCTGCATTTGCTCAAACTGTTGTAGTCTTAAATTAAATTTGATTCCATTATGCAAATTCCTATCATCCTCGTTTGCATCTCCATCATCAGTTATATGTGATCCACCTGAAATGTGCTGAAAAATCTGATAGGGGTTCCCAGAAGGAGTTCGCTTGAGTTGATCACTGCTAAAAGAGTAGGAGGGCACAGTTTTTAGACGTGTTCGTAGTATCTTGAAGGCTGCACTTTGCTGCAAACAAGAATAACAGTACAAATAAAAAATTAGACGCAAAGCAGGGAGCAGCAAAAATAACCCAAAACAGTAATCCCTCTTAAATATTGAGTAATAATAAAAAAAGCTCCTTGAAGTCTGTAGGCCAAAATAGTGACTAATACTCGAACAATGGTATTATAATTAACTATTAGTAATTACTAGGGTCATAAAGCAACAAAAATAACAATTGTGCCCATCAAATGTCAGGCTACTAATTTCAAGCTTCAAAACAGAAATCCTCTCTTCGATTCTTATTTTTCACAGGCACACAAATTTGCATTTCTATTCTTATAATCACGACCAGAAAATAATTGAAGAATTCTGTGGCTTTAAATAGTTTACAAGATTTTGACAACTATCTAATTAAAATCTCCTTTGGCTTAACTGGATTCTGTGTGCCCGTGTAAGGTCAACAATTCGCTACTACTGCTAACCTGCGGTTGCACATGCTTGTATTGAGCCCAGGCTTTTAAAATCATTACCTTCTCTTAGTGAACTTTTTTGGCTTTAATTATCTTATTCAAAATTGCTGGTCAATTCTTTTATTGGTTTTACTCCCTTGCTTGGTCTCATTTCTTGAAAAGACTTCTTTCAGAGCTCATTTGCAAGTCATAATCAAACGCAAATGAATTTTAATTTTGACTTGTCAATCAGGAagcaaaaaaaaatatgttttggtccACGTCACAATAATGAGAGAAGTTATGCATTCCCTTTTCCCTCTCCCAAacccaaaaaaacaaaaatatcaaaCAAGCAGTGAATTGAAGTGCTTGAATGAAAGAGTAAAAGTTCTAAAGATCTACCTGAGGAAGCAACATCAAAAGACCATACAAGGCTTTTAACAACCATATGTATCTGCCAGGTTCAAGAAGCTGCAAGGAACACAGGATGCTAGTAAGTTTATAGAAAAATAATGATATCATAATAGCATGTGAAAAAGCATCTCTcgaaaagaataaataaatcataaatgACGAATGtcatgaaagaaaatgaaaaaagcATCTCTAAAAAACTAATGaataaaacataaacaaaaaaatgCCACAAAGACATGAAATCTGTATCTCCCAAATCAAATGAGAGCCAAACCCCCCCATCGTATGCCCCACACCATATTCTAATACAAATACAAAGGCAGTTTAAGAGGTTACGACAGTGACCTGTAATCTAAGATATGCAAAAATTGGAGTCTCCAGCAAGCGAATCAATTTATCCAACTGGACCAAAAACTTTACATTAATATCCTCCTCCACCAGAGACTGGATTACAGCACTTGCATGTTGATATGTCTGTAACGTTAAATAAGAAATGATAAGACAATGCTGTAAAAGATGAATAAAAAGGCTATGGAGTGGCCAGGAAATTATGAAAACTTGCCTGAGCTAACAAGCACAGACTTATGATCGCCATGGGCGAGTGGCACCATGAAGCATACAATGAAACAAATAAATCCTTCCCGGCAGGGTTAACCAGTGATTTTTTCAAAAGATCTCGAAGTTCATATAGTTCAGAGGATGTAAGTAAAATCAAATTCAAAGCCTGAAACATACGAAACcatgaaattaataaaaataatcaaagatGATGATAAATAAAAAGATAATGATCAGAACATATAACATGGAGCTAAAATTCCACATTTTTCGGTTACATCATAATCTTTTGTTATAAGTAGATATGGGCTTGCTTCATTTCAGTTTCAGAAAATACAAAAATTCCAACCCAACCTCATCATCAATCATATGGTTACTCATGCATTTACTGGTTTAAGCTCTCAGAAAAATGACAACCTGAACCATAACAGATGCAAAGTTCAGATCAGATTCTCCTTCTAATATTGTAGAGAACTCCCGGTAAACCCTTTCAGCATCTAAAAGTACACAAAGTCGACGGATTATCAAAGCACCACGCCTGAGATTATAAGAAACAACACATATCAACCACTAGTGGTTAAAAAAAACATGACAACCAAACTGTGAGTAAGAGAG
It includes:
- the LOC133822017 gene encoding ankyrin repeat-containing protein At2g01680, whose product is MMESKSMRFINHQLFFSAVQSGDIENFKQLLDKLTHEEPSDHSSMSDLMALQNDAGETALYVAADKNIEDLFEFLLKHCDVQTVKIRSKSDMNAFHIAAKRGHLGIVKKLVGLWPELCKCCNASNTSPLYSAASQDHLEVVNAILDADVTSMMIVRKNGKTALHNTARYGQLRIVKALIDRDPEIVRIKDKKGQTALHMAVKGDCPLVVEEILLADHSILNERDKKGNTALHLATRKCRSQVQIVSVLLSYPSVDVNAINNHQETAMDLADNLPYGESALEIKEALAEAGAKHARFVGQMDEAMELKRTVSDIKHEVQSQLIQNETTRRRVSGIAKELKKLHREAVQNTTNSVTVVAVLFASIAFLAIFNLPGQYLMKGKDVGKANIAEHVGFHVFYLLNAISLFISLSVVVVQITLVAWDTRAQKQVVSVVNKLMWAACACTCGAFLSIAYKVVGKGDSWMAIVITVVGTPILIGTLAFMCYFVLRQHFGFHRDSQRRIKRASGSKSFSWSVYSANVSDPEDYNSDLEKIYAL